A single region of the Oceaniferula marina genome encodes:
- a CDS encoding M56 family metallopeptidase — translation MMSILLSSLMISVLAAAGLWLIARKDPAGWPWVTVWSLGLLLFLPLLSLCPKWHMQSPVMADAADRVSSGGGLVSALLVLWALGTMVMMFRLFWRHRCLRQWLMCSTPVDRAEGDGLFLLEECCRMLGVKRVPELRMKEGLYSPVVAGYWKPVIVMPYHAEAWSPEMRKMAILHELGHIQRWDLWMRLAAELCCALYWYNPIVYWMRSRLMSQCEYACDARVIRAGVDKKHYIGALCDVAERMLESRARVISVGGLAMADHASLKRRVDRMLVQASSQGGAAAALVVLVTFVSALASALVEPVNRPSWDVIPGVASPADEMSEVELRHSANPFPGN, via the coding sequence ATGATGTCGATCCTCCTGAGTAGTTTGATGATTTCCGTGCTTGCTGCCGCAGGTCTGTGGCTGATTGCCAGGAAAGACCCGGCGGGTTGGCCCTGGGTGACTGTATGGAGTCTTGGATTACTCTTGTTTTTGCCATTGTTGTCACTGTGTCCGAAGTGGCATATGCAGTCGCCCGTGATGGCGGATGCCGCTGATCGGGTTTCGTCAGGCGGGGGATTGGTTTCAGCATTACTGGTTTTGTGGGCTCTGGGAACAATGGTGATGATGTTCCGTTTGTTCTGGCGGCATCGGTGTTTGCGCCAGTGGTTAATGTGTTCGACTCCTGTTGATCGGGCGGAGGGCGATGGCTTATTCCTCCTTGAGGAATGTTGTCGGATGTTGGGGGTGAAACGGGTTCCTGAGCTGAGGATGAAAGAGGGGCTGTATTCGCCGGTGGTTGCCGGATACTGGAAGCCGGTGATTGTGATGCCCTATCATGCGGAAGCGTGGTCACCCGAAATGCGCAAGATGGCGATCCTTCACGAGCTGGGGCATATTCAGCGCTGGGATTTGTGGATGCGCTTGGCTGCCGAGCTTTGCTGTGCGCTGTATTGGTATAACCCTATAGTGTATTGGATGCGCTCCAGGTTGATGAGCCAGTGTGAATACGCCTGTGATGCGAGAGTGATTCGTGCAGGTGTGGATAAAAAACATTATATCGGTGCTTTGTGCGATGTCGCTGAAAGGATGCTCGAGTCGAGAGCCAGGGTTATTTCTGTTGGTGGCTTGGCGATGGCGGATCATGCCAGCTTGAAACGTCGGGTTGACCGGATGCTGGTGCAGGCCAGTAGTCAGGGGGGAGCGGCAGCGGCTCTGGTGGTATTGGTGACTTTTGTCAGTGCGCTGGCCTCAGCGTTGGTCGAGCCGGTGAATAGACCATCATGGGACGTGATTCCGGGGGTGGCATCACCGGCGGACGAGATGAGTGAAGTGGAGCTGCGCCATTCAGCCAATCCCTTCCCGGGAAATTGA
- a CDS encoding BlaI/MecI/CopY family transcriptional regulator translates to MNRLEQGQMSRRERQIMDILYRLGKASAKEVLENLPDPPSYSAVRALMATLEGKGMVKHSKESRRYIYQPVVAETKARKSAISNLLSTFFEGKPEKLVAALLDSEDMKLEKEEVVRIREALGDDDQAER, encoded by the coding sequence ATGAATCGATTGGAGCAGGGGCAGATGTCGCGTCGTGAGAGACAGATCATGGATATTTTGTATCGTCTCGGCAAAGCGTCGGCGAAAGAGGTTCTGGAGAATTTGCCGGACCCTCCTTCGTATTCGGCGGTGCGGGCATTGATGGCGACGCTGGAGGGCAAGGGGATGGTGAAGCATAGCAAGGAATCCAGGCGGTATATCTACCAACCGGTGGTGGCCGAGACCAAGGCGAGGAAATCGGCGATTTCGAATTTGCTGAGTACTTTTTTTGAGGGAAAACCTGAGAAGTTGGTTGCTGCGTTGTTGGATTCGGAGGATATGAAGCTCGAGAAGGAAGAGGTTGTCAGGATCCGGGAGGCCTTGGGCGATGATGACCAGGCGGAGCGTTGA
- a CDS encoding 2-oxo acid dehydrogenase subunit E2 has translation MPKVPILMPQLGESIAEATILRLNIAVGDQVEQDQDLIEVETNKAVMDVPSVCAGDVLEIYAVEGESYAVGTVLGVLQVTEEELDRTGEQCMDATEAQPLPKNGDSSEANEDATLHFKTDGGGYHEPKPVEPNVKGLPVPAGKGGAHYISPRMRARMMELGLRAADISAISGSGGGGRVTVEDLENFLEYIETWPHTKASPMRLAVADAMRRSWSRPLATVARPLVMDKILDHRRGQDPKPGPALYILRALALALAENPTTAGYLIGESVVHPRSFDIGVAVQVEDGVLVPIIRNADSKRLKDLVEEYHEMVSLARARKLPEEATQHGIATVTNFGTFGLTWGTPIPLPNETLILGLSAGVKRPVWSEQAGAFIPVTEAEIDLTFDHRVVDGGGAGMLLNRISELLQKPEDL, from the coding sequence ATGCCCAAGGTTCCTATTCTCATGCCCCAGCTGGGTGAATCCATTGCCGAAGCCACCATTCTTCGCCTTAATATCGCGGTCGGGGACCAGGTCGAACAGGATCAGGATCTCATCGAAGTGGAGACCAATAAAGCGGTGATGGATGTGCCATCGGTTTGTGCCGGTGATGTGCTCGAGATTTATGCCGTTGAAGGCGAAAGTTACGCAGTGGGGACCGTGCTGGGGGTGTTACAAGTCACGGAAGAGGAACTTGATCGAACCGGAGAACAGTGCATGGACGCCACCGAAGCGCAGCCGCTTCCCAAGAACGGTGATTCAAGTGAAGCCAATGAGGATGCCACCCTGCACTTCAAGACCGACGGCGGAGGGTATCATGAGCCGAAGCCTGTGGAGCCAAATGTCAAAGGGCTGCCCGTGCCGGCGGGCAAAGGAGGAGCGCATTATATTTCTCCCCGGATGCGTGCCCGAATGATGGAGCTTGGATTGCGGGCGGCTGATATTTCTGCCATTTCAGGGAGTGGCGGCGGCGGGCGTGTGACGGTGGAGGATTTGGAAAACTTTCTCGAGTATATCGAAACCTGGCCCCATACCAAAGCATCGCCGATGCGTTTGGCCGTGGCGGATGCCATGCGCCGTAGTTGGTCGCGCCCCTTGGCTACTGTGGCCCGGCCGCTGGTGATGGATAAAATTTTGGATCATCGCAGGGGGCAGGATCCCAAACCCGGCCCCGCATTGTATATTTTGAGGGCATTGGCATTGGCATTGGCCGAAAACCCGACAACAGCGGGCTATCTGATTGGTGAGAGCGTGGTGCACCCGCGTTCCTTTGATATTGGCGTGGCGGTTCAGGTCGAGGACGGTGTGTTGGTTCCCATTATCCGCAATGCGGATTCCAAGAGGTTGAAGGACCTAGTCGAAGAATACCACGAAATGGTCAGCTTGGCTCGAGCTCGGAAGTTACCGGAGGAAGCCACCCAGCACGGGATTGCCACTGTAACGAATTTTGGAACCTTTGGTTTGACCTGGGGGACTCCCATTCCTTTGCCAAATGAGACCTTGATTCTTGGTTTGAGTGCCGGGGTGAAGCGACCGGTTTGGAGCGAGCAGGCGGGAGCCTTTATTCCGGTGACCGAAGCTGAAATCGATCTGACCTTCGATCACCGGGTGGTGGATGGTGGTGGCGCAGGCATGCTCTTGAATAGGATTTCCGAGCTGCTGCAAAAGCCTGAAGATCTGTAG
- a CDS encoding alpha-ketoacid dehydrogenase subunit beta — MSEVTYIDAIHAALDKAMADDPGVFLYGQDIGTFGGAFKATKGLVGKYPGRVLDAPISEDAMAGVAIGAAIEGARPVLEMQFADFSSVAFNQIVNQAATHYYRTGVPVPLTVRLPSGGTPGSGPFHSQSMESIYAHYPGLVVVTPATVADAYSMLLESIELDDPVVFCEHKFLYRWLKSENFDGDALPIGKARITRPGKHATVVAYSAMVHEAVRAAEILHAEGGWEIEVVDLRSVKPLDTDTVVASVARTGRLLVVGEAFPWGGVTAEVVSRVSADGFHLLDAPPVRLNARDTPIPYHPKLWSSHRPTPESIVHELLKLLNY; from the coding sequence ATGAGTGAGGTAACCTACATAGACGCGATTCATGCTGCCTTGGACAAGGCGATGGCAGATGACCCGGGAGTTTTTCTTTACGGTCAGGACATCGGAACCTTTGGTGGGGCTTTTAAGGCGACCAAGGGTTTGGTTGGCAAATACCCCGGCAGGGTGCTGGATGCTCCGATCAGTGAGGATGCGATGGCCGGTGTGGCGATTGGAGCGGCGATCGAAGGAGCCCGCCCGGTTTTGGAAATGCAGTTCGCGGATTTTTCGTCTGTGGCGTTCAACCAGATCGTGAACCAGGCTGCGACTCATTATTACCGGACGGGGGTTCCCGTGCCCTTGACGGTGCGTCTGCCTTCCGGCGGCACCCCGGGGTCCGGGCCGTTTCACAGTCAGAGTATGGAGTCGATCTATGCGCACTATCCAGGGCTGGTTGTGGTGACTCCGGCAACGGTGGCAGATGCGTATTCGATGCTTTTGGAGTCGATTGAGCTCGACGACCCGGTGGTGTTCTGTGAGCACAAATTTTTGTATCGCTGGCTGAAATCAGAGAATTTTGACGGGGATGCGTTACCGATTGGCAAGGCTCGGATTACCCGTCCGGGAAAACATGCAACGGTGGTGGCCTACAGTGCGATGGTGCATGAGGCTGTGCGTGCTGCTGAAATCCTGCACGCCGAGGGGGGGTGGGAGATCGAGGTGGTTGACCTGAGGAGTGTGAAGCCGCTGGATACGGATACGGTGGTTGCATCGGTGGCCCGAACCGGGCGTCTGCTTGTTGTGGGTGAAGCCTTTCCCTGGGGAGGCGTGACCGCTGAAGTGGTTTCGCGAGTGAGTGCGGACGGTTTTCACTTGCTGGATGCACCTCCGGTCAGGCTGAACGCCCGCGACACGCCGATCCCGTATCACCCGAAATTGTGGTCGAGTCACCGACCAACGCCCGAGTCGATTGTGCACGAGCTCCTCAAGCTCTTGAATTACTAG
- a CDS encoding thiamine pyrophosphate-dependent dehydrogenase E1 component subunit alpha: MEILSDEGGRRHVRSVYRAMLTARVLENKLGSLYKAGKIVGGVYLGKGQEAVSASLATCLEKGRDVFAPLIRDQAGRTAFGEDLLDCTRTYLGSVDGPMRGRDGNIHRGRPAEGMPAMISHLGASISLVSGMLLAKRLKGTLDGVVGATCIGDGCTSTGSFHEGLNTAAVEKLPLVLTVANNQYAYSTPNVHQFACERLVDKAVGYGVRGHQVDGTDMLACVEVMYEAVERARAGEGPQLVVAEMLRLTGHGEHDDAFYVDAAIKQSGVGRDCLEVGRKQMVDGGFAGGDEIDTWQEEAAQTVQQALAQAQKERSPDPYQDDWQAYATHLSTYYNQD, translated from the coding sequence ATGGAGATACTATCTGACGAAGGAGGACGCCGGCATGTGCGCTCAGTTTATCGGGCGATGCTTACGGCGCGTGTTCTCGAGAACAAATTGGGAAGCCTCTACAAGGCCGGTAAGATTGTTGGCGGTGTGTATCTGGGTAAGGGGCAGGAAGCGGTGAGCGCTTCCCTTGCGACTTGCCTGGAAAAGGGAAGGGACGTGTTTGCCCCCTTGATTCGGGACCAGGCCGGACGCACGGCCTTTGGTGAGGATTTACTCGATTGCACCCGGACTTACCTTGGCTCGGTGGATGGCCCAATGCGCGGTAGGGATGGGAATATTCACCGGGGACGCCCTGCAGAGGGGATGCCGGCAATGATCTCGCATCTGGGAGCTTCGATTTCGCTGGTCAGTGGTATGCTGCTGGCCAAGCGCTTGAAGGGGACCTTGGATGGCGTGGTCGGAGCCACTTGTATTGGTGACGGCTGCACCTCGACGGGATCCTTTCACGAGGGATTAAATACGGCTGCGGTAGAAAAGCTTCCTCTGGTGTTAACGGTTGCCAACAACCAGTATGCGTATTCAACGCCCAATGTGCATCAGTTTGCATGTGAGAGGCTGGTGGACAAGGCTGTGGGATATGGAGTGCGGGGGCATCAGGTCGACGGCACGGATATGTTGGCCTGCGTCGAGGTGATGTATGAAGCGGTCGAACGGGCCCGGGCGGGTGAGGGACCTCAGTTAGTGGTGGCGGAAATGCTGCGGCTTACTGGTCATGGTGAGCACGATGATGCTTTTTATGTGGATGCTGCAATCAAGCAGTCGGGGGTTGGTCGCGATTGTTTGGAAGTAGGGCGCAAGCAGATGGTGGACGGTGGCTTTGCCGGAGGTGATGAAATCGACACTTGGCAGGAGGAAGCGGCTCAGACGGTGCAGCAGGCTCTGGCCCAGGCTCAGAAAGAGCGCTCTCCCGACCCCTACCAGGATGATTGGCAGGCCTATGCCACCCATTTGTCCACGTATTACAATCAAGACTGA
- a CDS encoding nucleotidyltransferase family protein → MEPTLLVLAAGMGSRYGGLKQMDPMGPNGETVLDYSVYDAIRAGFKRVVFIIREDFADLFKEQVGAKFAGKIEVDYVFQKLDDLPVGFAVPEGRVKPWGTIHAIRAARTAISGPFAVINADDFYGSDAYQQIAKYFAQTTEQNDDKSHYCMVGYHITKTLSDHGDVNRGICSAENGFLKDVEEVTEIKREDDGNIYGNGLDGNRREVPESAIASMNFWGFTNEFFTQIEAHFITFLKERGTELKSECYIPTLVDELIREDRGDCKVLETTSSWFGVTYPEDKPHVVENIQQLIDAGDYPTPLD, encoded by the coding sequence ATGGAACCCACACTTCTTGTTCTCGCAGCCGGAATGGGCAGCCGATACGGCGGCCTGAAACAAATGGACCCCATGGGGCCCAATGGCGAAACTGTCCTCGACTACTCGGTTTACGATGCCATTCGTGCCGGATTCAAACGTGTTGTCTTCATCATCCGCGAAGATTTTGCCGACCTGTTCAAGGAACAAGTCGGAGCCAAGTTCGCTGGAAAAATCGAAGTCGACTACGTCTTCCAGAAACTCGACGACCTCCCGGTCGGATTTGCCGTCCCAGAAGGACGCGTCAAACCCTGGGGCACCATTCATGCGATCCGGGCTGCCCGGACCGCCATTTCCGGCCCCTTTGCCGTGATCAACGCCGATGACTTCTACGGATCGGACGCCTACCAACAAATTGCCAAGTACTTCGCACAGACCACAGAACAAAACGACGACAAGTCACACTACTGCATGGTCGGCTACCACATCACCAAGACCCTTTCGGATCACGGAGATGTCAACCGTGGCATCTGTTCCGCTGAAAACGGATTCCTCAAGGATGTCGAGGAAGTCACCGAAATCAAACGTGAGGACGATGGGAACATCTACGGTAACGGACTCGACGGCAACCGCCGCGAAGTTCCGGAATCAGCGATTGCTTCCATGAACTTCTGGGGATTCACCAACGAGTTCTTCACTCAGATCGAAGCACACTTCATCACCTTCCTCAAGGAACGAGGCACCGAACTCAAATCCGAGTGCTACATCCCGACACTCGTCGACGAACTCATCCGGGAAGACAGAGGCGACTGCAAAGTTCTTGAAACCACCAGTTCATGGTTCGGAGTCACCTATCCGGAAGACAAACCACACGTTGTTGAAAACATCCAACAGCTCATCGACGCCGGGGACTACCCGACACCTCTGGACTAA